ATATATTTACCTAAATAAATTTAGGGATTATGTAAAACTAATAGTCATCATACGCCTAAATATAAAGATAATAAACTGTAAATGAAGTAAATTTTAAGTAAAATTTTCGTAAAATTTAACCGCACTTTGTAATATTTCCCCTATTTTATACGCCCATATCTCTAAACCTTACCATTCATTATTTCCGATTAGTAAAAGATGTTGTTCATAAAGTAGTATTTTTCACACAAAGATTTAACCGTACAATCTGCTCCATCAAATATTGAGGAGAAAATAATGAAAAAAATGCCTGTATTATTTGTTGGGCATGGTAGCCCGATGAATGCGTTAGATAAAGAAAACCCGTTCAATCAGAATTTCAGCCTAATTACACAAAAGTTTACTAAACCAAAAGCCATTTTGATGATTTCAGCGCATTGGTACAGTAGCCGTTTGCAGGTAACATCAGGTGAACATCCTGAAATGATTTACGATTTCTACGGTTTTCCTGAAGAGCTCAGCCAAGTGCAATATCCTGCACCCGGTTCGCCTGAGTTGGCGGAGCAAGTGCGGTCATTATTACAGCCGGAAAATGTCGAGCTGAACCCAACACGAGGCTTTGATCATGGTGCTTGGGCGGTATTGAAATTTCTCTATCCTAATGCCGATATTCCCGTGGTACAACTTAGTCTTAACCGTTTGCAATCGGCTGAATGGCATTTCAATTTGGCAAAAAAATTATCTGCCTTGCGAGAACAAGGTGTGTTGATTATTGGGAGCGGCAACATTGTGCATAATCTAAGAGTGATAAGCTGGGAACATATCGACCAAATCGGTGCAGGTTATGACTGGGCGTTTGCTTTCCGTGAAACAATCAATCAAGCGATTGCGACACAAGATGATAAAACTTTGGTGCATTATGAGCAGTTAGGTGAAAAAGCCGACCTTTCAGTACCAACACCAGATCATTATTTGCCGTTGCTTTACATTATGGCGTTATGCGAACCGCAAGACGAGATTACGTTTTTCAATAATAAGCTGATTACAGGATCGCTCAGTATGATGTCGGTTTTAGTGGGGTAATATATTTGCAAAAACGTTTGAAAATCTGACCGCTCTTAAAAATAAAAAAGGCCATCTGAAATTTAACATTCAGATGGTCTTCTTAATTATTAACACAAATGTTTTATGTCATTAGATTTTATTACAAATGCATATCTAATCGGTGTTCATCATCCCACATTTCAGCTTCATGTTTATAAGAGCTAGCCAGCCAACCAAGCAACTCATCTGCTACAAACGGATGAGTAATAGCTAATTGTCTACTCCAATCTTGATATTGTTCGACTATTCTCCATTCTTGAGCACCTCCATCACCAAATGAACGGCTTGTAACTCCCCTGCTATTACGTTTTTCTATATACATTCCTTCAATCATATTTTTAGAATGTATATCTTCAACTAAATCACGTACACCTTCACAAGGCCAAATTCCATCTTCTCCATTTTGACAATGACCTAATAATTTACCAATAAAATATTCAACGATATTTCTACACCCTTTCTTTTCAGCAAGGTTAATTGCTTGTTGTACCCATTCTTCAAGCTTTTCGGTATTAATTTTTCCTGAATTATCTTCACCAGGTATATGGCTTAAAGCCCCCAAAGCATCGAAACACTTAGCCCTAAATTCTTTCTTATTTGTATTTTCATCTCTGTCATCCTTTCCATCATCTCTTTTAGAAAGCTCTGAAATAAGTTGAACGAAGAATTCAGGATGTTCTTCCAAATATCTTTCCAAACTTTTAATTGAACAATTTTCACTTTTCAACCCACAAGGTGCTAAAACCTCTATATAAGCAAATTCTAAACTCGCCTTTTGTTCTAAGCTCAACATTTCATACTCAGAAATTTGAGAAAACGCCTCTCCTAATCGATAACGATCGGGTGGATTATTTTCATCTTTTGATGTAGGTAAAAGCATTGCTGATAAAATATCAAAAATCAATTTAGGGGATATTTTTTTGAGAATTAAATCAATATATAAGAAAGCAGTTTGAGGCCTATCGGCTAACAACAAATATTTTACCGCTTCTTCTGCTTCATCTTCATTCTGACAATAAGATGGAACTATTTCCCCCCAATACGCTTGTTGGTAATTTTCATCTAGAGAATCAACCAAGCGCCATACCTGTGAGCCAAAAGGAGACTGCAAGTATACCTGTACTTTATCAGAATCATCCAAACACACAGAAAGAGATTCAAATAAAGAGATATTATCATTACTTTCGGATAATAATCCCCGAATAATGTTCTTATAATTAATGTGAGCATCTTTTTTAAAAGACTCCAGAGCCAATTTAATTAATTGTACTGACTCCTCATCTGATGAAAATACAAAACGTCTTAGAAGAAAACCTATCGTACTTGCGCAATCTCCTTTTAAAGATAATTCTAGAATTCCTGAAAATCCTTTTTCTTGTAGAATTTCTTTTAACGCAATAACACGCTTTTGCCTAATAATTTCTTCTCTTTCTTCAAAATTCATATTTTGATAATCTTCTACCTCATCAGCAGAGTCATCAACCCAATGAGAAGCAAATAACCAAAAATGTTTATCTATTAATTCTTTTGGTTCTAATGTTGCATATACCTTCTCTCCCAACTCTGTAAACGTAATTCTATTAGAATGCCTTTTAGCTCTTTTGGATAAAACAGTCGTGCGAAGCTTTTCTCGCATGGTAATTTTCTCAGATTCTGTAGCTTGGTTTAATGCCCAATCTTCAATGAGAAGCCAAATCTTATCTTGCTGCTCAGTTGTTAAACCATAAATATGGCTGACCAAATCAAGTAATTGTTCAAATGTATAACTTGCCCAAGTTAATGCTATTTCTACTGCTGCATTGCAGAAATCATAAACGTCTTTCTTGGTTACTATATTTGGTCCGCAATTATTCCTCCAAATACATTTACTAGCCGGAAATGCTGTTTGGGGAAGCGAGCCTGGAAATTGGCTAATACAAATTCGCCAACCGATATCTGGAAATTTTCTAACTAACTTTTTTAATAATTGAATACGTTCCTGCGTCTTAATACTTGTGTCAGGACACCAAGATCTGAAAATGCCTAATAAGGATGAAAAGGGTTTATTTCTATAATTATCATTAATTTCTTTTTGGCTTAATTGAGCTAAAATTTTTACCACTCTAGTAACCGTTGACTTATCCCAAGCTAACTTCTCCAATGCCCACAATAAATCAGTATACTTAGGTGAAGAAAAAATATTAGTAGA
The sequence above is a segment of the Haemophilus parainfluenzae genome. Coding sequences within it:
- the ygiD gene encoding 4,5-DOPA dioxygenase extradiol, translated to MKKMPVLFVGHGSPMNALDKENPFNQNFSLITQKFTKPKAILMISAHWYSSRLQVTSGEHPEMIYDFYGFPEELSQVQYPAPGSPELAEQVRSLLQPENVELNPTRGFDHGAWAVLKFLYPNADIPVVQLSLNRLQSAEWHFNLAKKLSALREQGVLIIGSGNIVHNLRVISWEHIDQIGAGYDWAFAFRETINQAIATQDDKTLVHYEQLGEKADLSVPTPDHYLPLLYIMALCEPQDEITFFNNKLITGSLSMMSVLVG
- a CDS encoding helix-turn-helix transcriptional regulator, which translates into the protein MIVKHPGLRIKEELLPKGMTVTEAAKLLAIGRPALSNFLNGKAMLSPNMAQRLSKTFNFPLDQLMQWQAEYEDALIQQTEAPATHIYAPPFLDIKANDIENWVNTCEISSRSRLSVFLRTLIHSTSEKITQIDFPGNDDSQRPGWDGWIESNEATPWIPDGNSGWEFGVNKDIKAKADSDFDKSLKAHLSDSSNITFIFVTPRRWPGKNKWVQQKKALNKWKDVRAYDASDLEQWLAQSLPAQSWLANEAKLPTQNVDSLDSVWQEWANVCNPSLNTSFFNKLIKVYEEQILDYLSKPPQKPFYIAADSKIEAMAFLSALFLDKKFISYRDNCLVFKEESVLPRLAQGSKSFIAITDNKNVEKELAQYSQQIHAFVVYPKNTLIQNFDLKIEILDSVTFIHSLEKMGCSYDEAQALAKKSGYSLTVLRRQLSKNEAVNKPEWVDGYNQVLIPFLFAGVWDSSNQYDISILEDLSNGLSYEDLEKDLQASLLLNDSPVWAVSSHRGVISKIDLLFAIASYITKVDLEHFFKIATLVLGEDDPALDLPEDQQWQANIYDKKRQYSKYLRNSIGEMLILLAVHGNELFKSRLAFNCEEAVNKLVEELFSPLNLRVLLAQSSDFSVYAEASPKVFLSIIENDLKTDKQFLELMQPVSTNIFSSPKYTDLLWALEKLAWDKSTVTRVVKILAQLSQKEINDNYRNKPFSSLLGIFRSWCPDTSIKTQERIQLLKKLVRKFPDIGWRICISQFPGSLPQTAFPASKCIWRNNCGPNIVTKKDVYDFCNAAVEIALTWASYTFEQLLDLVSHIYGLTTEQQDKIWLLIEDWALNQATESEKITMREKLRTTVLSKRAKRHSNRITFTELGEKVYATLEPKELIDKHFWLFASHWVDDSADEVEDYQNMNFEEREEIIRQKRVIALKEILQEKGFSGILELSLKGDCASTIGFLLRRFVFSSDEESVQLIKLALESFKKDAHINYKNIIRGLLSESNDNISLFESLSVCLDDSDKVQVYLQSPFGSQVWRLVDSLDENYQQAYWGEIVPSYCQNEDEAEEAVKYLLLADRPQTAFLYIDLILKKISPKLIFDILSAMLLPTSKDENNPPDRYRLGEAFSQISEYEMLSLEQKASLEFAYIEVLAPCGLKSENCSIKSLERYLEEHPEFFVQLISELSKRDDGKDDRDENTNKKEFRAKCFDALGALSHIPGEDNSGKINTEKLEEWVQQAINLAEKKGCRNIVEYFIGKLLGHCQNGEDGIWPCEGVRDLVEDIHSKNMIEGMYIEKRNSRGVTSRSFGDGGAQEWRIVEQYQDWSRQLAITHPFVADELLGWLASSYKHEAEMWDDEHRLDMHL